From Rhizobium favelukesii, the proteins below share one genomic window:
- a CDS encoding ABC transporter permease: protein MAPLVSNQAIIRRRQFEISRRMNLIVGGSFIALLIAVALLSLVWTPLPPAKMQIIHKLQPPLAFGILGTDQFGRDILSMMMVGCWNSLSIAIAAVAVGGMLGSIAGISAAAVRGTYEALLMRACDVVFALPPILSAMMLGAFLGPGRLTAIIAIATFMIPVFARITLATALQAWSRDYVLAARAIGNSRFAISVRHVLPNIMSQIIVQVTIQLGLAVLTEAGLSFLGLGIAPPAPTWGRMLADAQTYLALAPWLAILPGLAIALCVLAFNMLGDGLRDILDPREASRVRLKNHTPG from the coding sequence ATGGCGCCGCTCGTATCCAATCAAGCGATCATTCGGCGCCGGCAATTCGAAATTAGCCGGAGAATGAATCTGATCGTTGGCGGCAGTTTCATCGCGCTGCTCATTGCCGTGGCTTTGTTGTCGCTGGTCTGGACGCCGCTGCCACCCGCGAAGATGCAGATCATTCACAAGCTACAGCCGCCTCTTGCCTTCGGCATTCTCGGCACGGACCAGTTTGGGCGGGATATCCTCTCTATGATGATGGTCGGCTGCTGGAACTCGCTTTCGATCGCCATCGCAGCCGTTGCGGTCGGCGGTATGCTCGGTTCGATTGCCGGCATCTCGGCGGCGGCTGTACGGGGGACCTACGAAGCTCTGCTGATGCGCGCCTGCGATGTCGTCTTTGCGCTGCCGCCGATCCTTTCGGCGATGATGCTGGGCGCCTTTCTCGGTCCGGGTCGGCTCACCGCCATCATTGCCATCGCAACCTTCATGATCCCCGTCTTTGCTCGCATCACGCTCGCCACAGCGCTCCAGGCGTGGAGCCGGGACTATGTGCTGGCAGCCCGCGCAATCGGGAACAGCCGCTTTGCGATCTCAGTCCGTCATGTGCTGCCCAACATCATGAGCCAGATCATCGTCCAGGTGACGATCCAACTGGGGTTGGCGGTGTTGACAGAGGCCGGGCTCAGCTTCCTTGGCCTCGGCATTGCGCCGCCTGCGCCGACATGGGGTCGTATGCTTGCCGACGCACAGACCTACCTTGCACTTGCGCCGTGGCTGGCAATCCTGCCTGGCCTTGCCATCGCGCTCTGCGTCCTCGCCTTCAACATGCTTGGCGACGGCCTGCGCGACATCCTCGACCCGCGCGAGGCGAGCCGCGTTCGTCTTAAAAACCACACGCCCGGATGA
- a CDS encoding amidase, with product MSETDLTIRELRQRFADRSLSPLEYWLALERHIEAWEPSICALYAYDPEAARKQAQASTDRWMKGTTLGMLDGIPATLKELIATKGQPVPLGTRAIELLPAAEDAPAAARLREDGSVLFAKTTCPDYGMLSSGLSSFHPLSRNPWDMTQNPGGSSAGASAAAAAGYGPLHVGTDIGGSVRLPAGWTGIFGFKPSHGRIPVDPFYVGRCAGPMTRMVEDAAFAMATLSRPDWRDGTSLPPNDFDWMDLRIDVRGLKIGLMLDAGCGLAVDDEVQASVEAAGQRFEDAGAIVIPVQPVLTREMLDGLDTFWRSRFWGDIENLSQERRNSILPYIYTWAEGGASISGADAVRGFNQTIEMRKSCARLFTKVDAVISPTNPIVSYPAEWASPTNDPARPFEHICFTVPWNMSEQPASSINCGFSRSGMPIGLQIVGPRFDDMLVLRLSRAFESWTGGIRSWPKPPAR from the coding sequence ATGTCCGAAACCGATCTAACGATCCGCGAATTGAGGCAGCGCTTCGCCGATCGCAGCCTATCCCCGCTTGAGTACTGGCTGGCGCTGGAGCGACACATCGAAGCGTGGGAGCCCAGCATTTGCGCCCTCTATGCCTATGATCCAGAGGCGGCGCGCAAGCAGGCGCAAGCTTCGACCGACCGATGGATGAAAGGCACGACGCTTGGCATGCTTGATGGTATCCCGGCGACGCTGAAGGAGCTTATTGCCACCAAAGGCCAGCCGGTGCCGCTCGGGACCAGAGCGATTGAGTTGCTGCCTGCGGCCGAGGATGCCCCCGCCGCCGCAAGGCTGCGCGAGGACGGCTCGGTGCTCTTTGCAAAGACCACCTGCCCGGACTATGGGATGCTCTCCTCAGGCCTCTCGAGCTTCCATCCTCTGAGCCGAAATCCCTGGGACATGACGCAGAATCCCGGAGGCTCGAGTGCCGGCGCGTCTGCTGCCGCAGCTGCGGGTTACGGGCCGCTGCACGTCGGTACCGATATCGGCGGCTCGGTGCGTCTGCCGGCAGGCTGGACAGGCATCTTTGGTTTCAAGCCGAGCCATGGCCGCATTCCGGTCGATCCGTTCTATGTCGGCCGCTGTGCGGGGCCGATGACGCGCATGGTTGAGGATGCTGCCTTTGCGATGGCGACACTTTCGCGCCCGGACTGGCGCGATGGCACCAGTCTGCCCCCAAACGATTTCGATTGGATGGATCTTAGGATCGACGTTCGCGGACTGAAGATAGGGCTCATGCTGGACGCCGGATGCGGTCTCGCGGTTGATGACGAGGTGCAGGCGTCGGTCGAGGCGGCGGGTCAGCGATTTGAAGATGCCGGCGCGATTGTCATTCCGGTTCAGCCTGTTCTGACGCGGGAGATGCTGGACGGCCTGGACACGTTCTGGCGTTCCCGCTTCTGGGGCGATATCGAGAATCTGAGCCAAGAGCGTCGAAACAGCATCCTGCCCTACATTTACACGTGGGCCGAGGGCGGCGCGTCGATCAGCGGCGCCGATGCCGTCAGGGGGTTCAATCAGACGATCGAGATGCGCAAGAGCTGCGCCAGGCTGTTCACGAAGGTCGACGCTGTGATTTCGCCGACCAACCCCATCGTTTCCTATCCCGCCGAATGGGCGTCCCCGACGAACGATCCGGCACGCCCCTTTGAACATATTTGCTTCACGGTGCCCTGGAACATGTCCGAGCAGCCCGCTTCATCGATCAATTGCGGCTTTTCGCGATCCGGAATGCCGATCGGATTGCAGATCGTGGGCCCGCGCTTTGACGATATGCTTGTCCTGAGGCTGTCGAGGGCTTTCGAGAGCTGGACAGGCGGGATCAGGTCATGGCCGAAGCCGCCGGCCAGGTGA
- a CDS encoding NlpC/P60 family protein, with protein MTMLDRRLHAYRADLAEAGLEGRVDALRFVAGAPAQVTVPVIGLRPAPDLAKGIDTELLLGEDVTVFDRANGWCWVKAASDGYVGYLPETALSDALATPTHIVTVQRTFLYQEAELRKPCKAILSMGSRVRIVGEADTRGNRYAMLEDGTAIFAKHLQPIGAGEGGDYVEVASRFLETPYLWGGRSGLGIDCSGLVQLSMLMTGRSAQRDTDMQAATLGGPIDRSELRRGDLVFWKGHVAVLEDPETIVHANGHTMTVARENLEDAIKRIGWLYEQPTGYRRPLTWPAASAMT; from the coding sequence ATGACGATGCTCGACCGCCGCCTGCATGCCTACCGAGCGGACCTTGCAGAAGCAGGGCTCGAGGGTCGCGTCGATGCCCTGCGCTTCGTTGCCGGTGCGCCGGCGCAGGTAACCGTGCCGGTCATCGGGCTCAGGCCCGCGCCCGACCTTGCCAAGGGGATCGATACCGAACTGCTCCTTGGCGAGGACGTTACGGTGTTCGACCGCGCAAACGGCTGGTGCTGGGTCAAAGCCGCCTCTGATGGCTATGTCGGCTATCTGCCGGAGACCGCGCTTTCAGACGCGCTTGCGACGCCGACACATATCGTCACGGTCCAGCGGACGTTCCTCTATCAGGAGGCGGAGCTGCGCAAACCATGCAAGGCCATTCTATCCATGGGCAGCAGAGTTCGGATTGTCGGCGAGGCCGATACGCGCGGCAACCGCTATGCGATGCTGGAAGACGGCACAGCGATTTTTGCCAAGCATCTGCAGCCGATCGGCGCGGGCGAAGGCGGCGACTATGTCGAGGTGGCAAGCCGGTTCCTTGAAACCCCCTATCTCTGGGGCGGTCGCTCCGGACTTGGCATCGACTGTTCAGGCCTCGTCCAGCTTTCAATGCTGATGACCGGACGAAGCGCGCAGCGCGACACCGACATGCAGGCGGCAACCCTCGGGGGCCCGATCGACCGGTCCGAGCTGCGCCGCGGCGACCTGGTTTTCTGGAAGGGGCACGTTGCCGTCCTTGAAGATCCGGAAACGATCGTTCACGCCAACGGCCATACGATGACGGTCGCCCGCGAAAACCTCGAGGACGCGATCAAGCGCATCGGCTGGCTTTACGAGCAGCCGACAGGTTATCGTCGCCCGCTCACCTGGCCGGCGGCTTCGGCCATGACCTGA
- a CDS encoding MarR family transcriptional regulator has translation MPIELTASQALGLWHGVTLDQVRLDDRDLTLRQMAILLHIYLVPPPHTVRGLAATLNVTKPVITRALDTMGEMGLVDRVRDERDRRNVVIKRTVGGALYLEKLGDLVRDQGRRLTP, from the coding sequence ATGCCGATCGAACTGACGGCTTCGCAGGCATTGGGCCTGTGGCATGGTGTGACGCTCGATCAGGTTAGGCTCGACGATCGCGATTTGACGTTGCGCCAGATGGCCATCCTGCTGCATATCTATCTCGTGCCGCCGCCACACACCGTGCGCGGTCTGGCGGCGACGCTCAACGTGACCAAGCCTGTCATCACCCGGGCACTGGATACGATGGGCGAAATGGGTCTGGTTGACCGCGTGCGCGACGAACGAGACCGGCGAAACGTTGTGATAAAGCGTACCGTGGGAGGTGCGCTCTATCTGGAAAAGCTTGGTGATCTCGTGCGTGACCAGGGTCGCCGCCTGACACCGTGA
- a CDS encoding leucyl aminopeptidase family protein yields MAPYQFIERPTPFNSKGGSTLPIFAVTPAHIETGTIDPIALDWAKKAGYKAESGSLLLIPTEEGHLGGALFGLGTNPSEQPYITGKLARTLPAGDWHIETAPLTANRLSLGFGLGSYRFDRYKSEKSSAPTLMIPRDADGADIKRQLAGVFLARDLINTPTNDMGPNELEAAFRGLAAHYKAEINVVSGDDLRQNFPLVHTVGRASADAPRLLELRWGKKGHRKITLVGKGVCFDTGGLDIKPASSMLLMKKDMGGAANVMGLALMIMDAKLKVDLRVIIPVVENSISANAFRPGDIYRSRKGLTVQIDNTDAEGRLILADALAYADEDAPDLLIDMATLTGAARVALGPDLPPFFTDDVELAQDLTEASLETDDPLWRLPLYGGYEKDIRAKFADITNAPAGGMAGAITAALFLKRFVSNTTSWAHFDIYGWAPSERPHSPGGGEAQAIRALYHHIRQSVR; encoded by the coding sequence ATGGCACCCTATCAGTTCATCGAGAGACCGACCCCGTTCAACAGTAAGGGCGGCTCGACCTTGCCGATCTTTGCCGTCACCCCGGCCCACATAGAAACCGGCACCATCGACCCGATCGCACTCGATTGGGCCAAGAAGGCGGGCTACAAGGCCGAGAGTGGCTCCTTGCTGCTTATTCCAACTGAGGAAGGTCATCTCGGCGGCGCACTGTTCGGGCTCGGCACCAATCCGTCCGAACAACCCTACATCACCGGCAAGCTTGCCCGCACGCTGCCGGCCGGCGACTGGCATATCGAAACAGCGCCGCTGACGGCAAACCGCCTCTCTCTAGGCTTCGGCCTCGGCAGCTATCGCTTCGACCGGTACAAGTCGGAGAAGTCTTCGGCTCCGACGCTGATGATCCCGCGCGATGCGGACGGAGCGGATATCAAGCGGCAACTGGCGGGCGTCTTCCTGGCACGCGACCTGATCAATACGCCCACCAACGACATGGGGCCGAACGAGCTGGAAGCCGCCTTCCGTGGCCTGGCTGCCCACTACAAGGCCGAGATCAATGTCGTCAGCGGCGACGACCTCCGGCAGAACTTCCCGCTTGTCCACACCGTCGGCCGCGCAAGCGCCGATGCACCGCGCCTGCTCGAGTTGCGTTGGGGCAAGAAGGGTCACCGCAAGATCACGCTCGTCGGCAAGGGCGTCTGCTTCGACACCGGCGGCCTCGACATCAAGCCGGCATCTTCGATGCTGCTGATGAAGAAGGACATGGGCGGCGCGGCAAACGTCATGGGCCTCGCGTTGATGATCATGGACGCCAAGCTCAAGGTCGATCTCAGGGTGATCATTCCTGTCGTCGAGAACTCGATCTCAGCCAATGCCTTCCGTCCAGGCGACATCTACCGGAGCCGCAAGGGGCTGACGGTGCAGATCGACAATACCGACGCCGAAGGCCGCTTGATCCTGGCTGATGCCCTTGCCTATGCGGATGAGGATGCGCCTGACCTGCTGATCGACATGGCGACGCTGACCGGCGCAGCCCGGGTGGCCCTCGGTCCCGATTTGCCGCCCTTCTTTACCGATGACGTCGAACTTGCTCAGGACCTGACCGAAGCAAGCCTTGAGACAGACGACCCATTGTGGCGACTGCCGCTCTATGGCGGCTATGAAAAGGATATCCGCGCCAAGTTTGCCGATATTACCAATGCCCCAGCCGGTGGCATGGCTGGTGCGATCACGGCCGCCTTGTTTCTCAAGCGCTTCGTCTCCAACACCACGAGCTGGGCGCATTTCGATATCTACGGCTGGGCGCCTTCAGAAAGACCTCACTCCCCCGGCGGCGGCGAGGCGCAGGCAATTCGCGCGCTCTACCATCACATCCGGCAGAGCGTGCGTTGA
- a CDS encoding tetratricopeptide repeat protein, whose protein sequence is MPASANTFLKTRVFQGVATALVMLALAGCTTTKDRMTTGSVPTLTKPVETMNEAELRSSTERAGQAYEKNPRDAINGVNYANLLRMQGRDAQALAVMQQVAIANPTDRNVLAAYGKAQAAAGQLEQALDTIGRAQTPDRPDWKLTSAEGAILDQLGRSAEARQRYREALDIQPGEASILSNLGMSYVLTGDLRTAETYLRQAAAQPTADSRVRQNLALVVGLQGRFPEAEKIARGELSQQQADANVAYLRSMLSQQNSWQKLAAKDSGSSAPTSTN, encoded by the coding sequence ATGCCTGCTTCGGCCAATACTTTTCTCAAAACCCGTGTATTTCAGGGCGTTGCGACCGCGCTCGTCATGCTGGCACTTGCCGGCTGCACGACGACCAAGGATCGGATGACGACGGGATCCGTGCCGACACTCACCAAGCCGGTCGAAACGATGAATGAAGCCGAGCTGCGCAGCTCGACCGAGCGTGCAGGGCAGGCGTACGAAAAGAACCCACGCGATGCCATCAATGGCGTCAACTATGCGAATCTCCTACGGATGCAGGGCCGCGATGCGCAGGCGCTCGCCGTCATGCAGCAGGTTGCAATTGCCAACCCGACCGATCGAAACGTCCTGGCGGCCTACGGAAAGGCGCAGGCGGCGGCCGGTCAATTGGAGCAGGCGCTCGATACGATCGGCCGCGCCCAGACCCCTGACCGTCCGGACTGGAAGCTCACATCGGCGGAAGGCGCGATCCTCGATCAGCTCGGGCGCTCTGCCGAAGCGCGCCAACGCTACCGCGAAGCGCTCGATATCCAGCCGGGCGAGGCCTCGATCCTGTCCAATCTCGGCATGTCCTATGTGCTGACCGGCGATCTCAGGACGGCCGAGACCTATTTGCGCCAGGCCGCAGCGCAGCCCACGGCTGACAGTCGCGTCCGCCAGAATCTCGCACTCGTCGTTGGCCTTCAGGGCCGATTCCCCGAGGCGGAAAAGATTGCGCGCGGAGAGCTTTCGCAGCAGCAGGCCGATGCCAACGTCGCCTATCTTCGCTCGATGCTGTCGCAACAGAATTCCTGGCAAAAGCTCGCGGCCAAGGATAGCGGCAGTAGCGCTCCCACCAGCACAAACTGA
- a CDS encoding LysE family translocator, protein MSSTSIFLSIVAALSIGAMSPGPSFVLVSRIAMSRSRLDGLAAALGMGIGGVAFSVLALAGLTALLSQFEWLYLALKVAGGAYLVYIAFRIWRGAREPIHVGDAASDHRALARSFTTALLTQVSNPKAIVVYASIFAALLPKTVPLWLIFALPIGVFAVEAGWYTVVALAFSAKHPRRLYLAAKTWIDRLAGTVMAGLGVQLVTSGLAGR, encoded by the coding sequence ATGTCGTCCACAAGCATCTTCCTGAGTATCGTTGCGGCCCTGTCGATCGGGGCGATGAGTCCCGGTCCGAGCTTCGTCCTCGTTTCACGCATTGCGATGTCGCGTTCACGTCTGGACGGGCTTGCGGCGGCGCTCGGGATGGGCATCGGCGGCGTTGCCTTCAGCGTGTTGGCGCTGGCAGGGCTGACGGCGCTGCTTTCGCAATTCGAATGGCTCTATCTGGCTCTGAAGGTGGCTGGCGGAGCCTATCTCGTTTACATCGCCTTCAGAATTTGGCGTGGCGCACGCGAGCCGATCCACGTCGGTGATGCGGCAAGCGATCATCGGGCACTCGCCCGAAGCTTTACCACGGCTCTCCTGACACAGGTTAGCAACCCAAAAGCGATTGTCGTCTACGCAAGTATTTTTGCAGCCTTGCTGCCGAAGACGGTCCCGCTTTGGCTTATTTTCGCGCTGCCGATTGGCGTCTTTGCGGTTGAAGCCGGTTGGTACACGGTCGTGGCGCTCGCATTCTCGGCAAAACATCCAAGGCGGTTATACCTCGCTGCGAAGACCTGGATCGATCGCCTGGCCGGGACGGTCATGGCCGGCCTCGGCGTGCAGCTCGTCACCTCGGGACTGGCCGGCCGCTAA
- a CDS encoding type II secretion system F family protein has translation MSSDLATKLTDPSMLIAVLVAIAVFASLYTIAVPFFERGDLNKRMKAVSTEREQIRARERARMNADSAGKGSLRTQNNRSVRQIVEKFNLREALVDENTMNKLRAAGFRSENALNMFLVARFLLPFLFFGLAVFWVFGLDNLTDKPTMMRFLLTLGIAYAGFYAPNIFISNRMSKRQHSIKRAWPDALDLMLICVESGISIEAAMRRVSEELGEASPPLAEEMILTTAELSFLPDRRVALENLGLRTQIPLVQSVTQALIQADRYGTPVSQALRVLAQEGRDERMNEAEKKAAALPPKLTVPMILFFLPVLVAVILGPAGIQVADRF, from the coding sequence ATGTCATCTGATCTCGCGACCAAACTGACAGACCCCTCCATGCTGATCGCGGTGCTCGTCGCGATCGCGGTGTTCGCCAGCCTGTATACGATCGCCGTTCCGTTCTTCGAGCGCGGCGATCTCAACAAGCGCATGAAGGCGGTATCGACGGAGCGCGAACAGATTCGCGCCCGTGAACGCGCACGCATGAACGCCGATTCCGCCGGAAAGGGCTCGCTTCGCACTCAGAACAACCGTTCGGTCCGGCAGATCGTGGAGAAGTTCAACCTTCGCGAGGCGCTGGTCGACGAAAACACCATGAACAAACTGCGCGCCGCCGGCTTTCGCTCGGAAAATGCGCTGAATATGTTCCTCGTCGCGCGTTTCCTGCTGCCATTCCTATTCTTCGGCCTTGCGGTTTTCTGGGTCTTCGGTCTCGATAATCTGACCGATAAGCCGACGATGATGCGCTTCCTGCTAACGCTGGGGATCGCCTATGCGGGCTTTTATGCACCGAACATTTTCATCTCCAATCGGATGTCGAAACGCCAGCATTCGATCAAGCGCGCCTGGCCGGACGCGCTCGACCTGATGCTGATCTGCGTCGAGTCGGGCATTTCGATCGAAGCAGCCATGCGTCGTGTCTCGGAAGAGCTAGGCGAGGCTTCCCCGCCGCTGGCGGAAGAAATGATTCTGACGACGGCCGAGCTTTCCTTCCTTCCCGATCGGCGCGTTGCGCTGGAAAACCTCGGCCTGCGCACGCAGATCCCATTGGTGCAGTCCGTCACCCAGGCCCTGATCCAGGCGGATCGCTACGGCACGCCGGTTTCGCAGGCGCTGCGCGTCCTCGCGCAGGAAGGCCGTGACGAACGCATGAACGAGGCCGAGAAAAAGGCTGCTGCCCTGCCGCCGAAGCTCACGGTGCCAATGATCCTGTTCTTCCTGCCGGTTCTCGTCGCTGTCATTCTCGGGCCAGCCGGCATTCAGGTGGCCGATCGCTTCTAG
- a CDS encoding type II secretion system F family protein, with product MFGFDPVVLAIVVLAAVAAGAVCYGLLFTRMETEKKSASRVSRVASAEADKANVKAARDRVQEMSKRRKSVQDNLKDLEKRQQENTRKKLSLKSRLTQAGLKITPGRFFTFSAIFGFILMFVAFLADAPLMVVLGLPIIAGLGMPRWVLGFLIKRRQNKFLDEFPNALDVIVRSIKSGLPLNDAIRLIANEGKDPVKSEFRRVVESQQVGLSVPDACARMVNHMPLQEVSFFAIVIAIQSQAGGNLSEAIGNLAKVLRDRKKMKAKVKALSMEAKASAVIIGALPFIVATLVYLTSPEYMLILFTDPRGHLIMGVSAVWMSIGIFVMRNMVNFDI from the coding sequence ATGTTCGGGTTCGATCCTGTTGTGTTGGCCATTGTCGTGCTTGCCGCCGTTGCGGCCGGCGCCGTCTGCTATGGCCTTCTCTTCACGCGGATGGAAACCGAAAAGAAATCGGCAAGCCGTGTCAGCCGCGTCGCTTCGGCGGAGGCAGACAAAGCGAACGTGAAGGCGGCCCGCGACCGCGTCCAGGAAATGTCGAAGCGCCGCAAATCGGTGCAGGACAATCTGAAGGACCTCGAGAAGCGGCAGCAGGAAAATACCAGGAAGAAGCTGTCCTTGAAATCGCGGCTGACACAGGCCGGTCTTAAGATCACGCCGGGGCGCTTCTTTACGTTCAGCGCCATCTTCGGCTTCATCCTGATGTTCGTCGCCTTCCTGGCAGATGCACCGCTTATGGTCGTGCTCGGTCTTCCCATCATCGCCGGACTTGGAATGCCGCGCTGGGTGCTCGGCTTCCTGATCAAGCGGCGCCAGAACAAGTTTCTCGACGAGTTTCCCAACGCGCTCGACGTCATTGTGCGCTCCATCAAATCCGGCTTGCCATTGAACGATGCCATCCGGCTCATCGCCAACGAGGGCAAGGATCCCGTGAAGAGCGAGTTTCGCCGCGTCGTCGAATCGCAGCAGGTCGGCCTCAGCGTGCCGGACGCCTGCGCGCGCATGGTGAATCACATGCCGCTGCAGGAAGTCAGCTTCTTTGCCATCGTCATCGCGATTCAATCGCAGGCCGGCGGCAACCTCTCGGAAGCCATCGGCAATCTGGCAAAGGTCCTGCGCGATCGAAAGAAAATGAAGGCGAAGGTCAAGGCGTTGTCGATGGAAGCGAAAGCGTCGGCCGTCATCATCGGTGCGCTGCCGTTCATCGTTGCGACGCTCGTCTATCTGACATCGCCCGAATACATGCTGATCCTGTTTACCGACCCCCGCGGCCATTTGATCATGGGCGTTTCGGCGGTCTGGATGTCGATCGGCATTTTCGTCATGCGCAACATGGTCAATTTCGACATCTGA
- a CDS encoding CpaF family protein, translating to MFGKRGNEGFGKAGGTIAPPPPAQQSSPSAPAVLVEPQREASRQQVSPQSMQTPQRKRPARTDEYYDTKAQVFSALIDTIDLSQLAKLDGESAREEIRDIVNDIITIKNFAMSISEQEELLEDICNDVLGYGPLEPLLARDDIADIMVNGAGQTFIEVGGKTIESEIRFRDNSQLLSICQRIVSQVGRRVDESSPICDARLPDGSRVNVIAPPLAIDGPALTIRKFKKDKLTLEQLVRFGAITPEGATLLQIIGRVRCNVVISGGTGSGKTTLLNCLTRYIDADERVITCEDTAELQLQQPHVVRLETRPPNIEGEGEITMRDLVKNCLRMRPERIIVGEVRGPEVFDLLQAMNTGHDGSMGTIHSNSPRECLSRIESMIAMGGFTLPAKTVREIISGSVDVIIQAARLRDGSRRITQITEVIGMEGDVIITQDLMRYEIEGEDASGKLVGRHKSTGIGKPHFWDRARYFNEEKRLAAALDEMESKSKD from the coding sequence ATGTTCGGAAAACGCGGAAACGAAGGATTTGGCAAGGCGGGTGGCACGATCGCACCGCCTCCGCCGGCGCAACAATCCTCCCCGTCGGCACCTGCGGTTCTGGTCGAACCGCAGCGCGAAGCTTCGCGCCAGCAGGTTTCGCCGCAGTCGATGCAGACGCCGCAGCGCAAGCGCCCTGCCCGTACCGACGAATACTACGATACCAAAGCGCAGGTGTTTTCCGCGCTCATCGATACAATCGACCTTTCGCAGCTTGCCAAGCTTGACGGTGAAAGCGCGCGCGAAGAAATCCGCGACATCGTCAACGACATCATTACGATCAAGAACTTCGCGATGTCGATCTCCGAGCAGGAAGAACTGCTCGAAGACATCTGCAACGACGTTCTGGGTTACGGCCCGCTCGAACCGCTGCTCGCACGAGACGACATCGCCGATATCATGGTCAACGGCGCCGGCCAGACCTTCATCGAAGTCGGCGGCAAGACGATCGAATCCGAGATTCGCTTCCGCGATAATTCGCAGCTGCTTTCGATCTGCCAGCGCATCGTCAGCCAGGTCGGGCGCCGCGTCGATGAATCGAGCCCGATCTGCGACGCGCGCCTGCCCGACGGTTCCCGTGTCAACGTCATTGCGCCACCACTCGCCATCGACGGACCGGCACTCACGATCCGTAAGTTCAAGAAGGACAAGCTCACCCTCGAGCAGCTTGTTCGTTTTGGCGCCATCACGCCGGAAGGTGCGACGCTGCTCCAGATCATCGGCCGCGTTCGCTGCAACGTCGTCATCTCTGGCGGTACCGGCTCTGGCAAGACGACGCTTCTCAATTGCCTCACCCGTTACATCGATGCGGATGAGCGCGTCATTACCTGCGAAGACACGGCCGAACTGCAGCTGCAGCAGCCACATGTGGTGCGCCTTGAAACCCGCCCGCCGAACATCGAAGGCGAAGGCGAGATCACGATGCGCGATCTCGTCAAGAACTGCCTGCGTATGCGTCCAGAACGTATCATTGTCGGTGAAGTCCGCGGACCGGAGGTCTTTGACCTGCTGCAGGCAATGAACACCGGCCACGACGGTTCCATGGGCACGATCCACTCGAACTCGCCGCGCGAATGCCTCAGCCGTATCGAGTCGATGATCGCAATGGGCGGCTTCACATTGCCGGCCAAGACGGTGCGCGAAATCATTTCCGGCTCGGTCGACGTGATCATTCAGGCTGCCCGTCTGCGTGACGGCTCCCGCCGTATCACGCAGATCACCGAGGTGATCGGTATGGAAGGCGACGTGATCATCACCCAGGATCTAATGCGCTATGAGATCGAGGGCGAGGACGCATCCGGCAAGCTCGTCGGCCGGCACAAGTCGACCGGAATTGGCAAGCCGCATTTCTGGGACCGCGCCCGCTACTTCAACGAAGAAAAGCGCCTTGCTGCCGCGCTCGACGAAATGGAATCCAAGTCCAAGGATTAG